One stretch of Wolbachia endosymbiont of Armadillidium arcangelii DNA includes these proteins:
- a CDS encoding phage tail protein, with product MLLPPNATKQEKALVDAIDYKVDPSCIRGFKFRLEEETLPWIIEEYGLEEILRWVKDRRKAVVEGVKFQRLRGTPKSLKIALKWANIEDITIIEEPPGKHFFELQVGIKEVPNDFFVDAVVELAKLSLPVRSRLMRIFNDYYNVQRFILDESLFGDLLSDYSGVKIEKDGPVLSFGRVNFFRSSGPVIRIIENYLRDHYERALSNDIYRLDVAILGETESHAKNYNGIYERNHLWYNLKALYPLPQSLLPSIKFAKAQIVLSDSWDLGDINTCFPVSSVEERGNKFVLGSDKLSGQYWNLKHKPILERFSVTHNYKVENYTDQKVRKYVLAEHNVYYKNDLDSEQKDSIHELEKHILVFYPGVLKWHEHRHLHRSWKDSRIISLIS from the coding sequence ATGTTATTGCCACCAAATGCAACAAAACAGGAAAAAGCGCTAGTAGATGCGATAGATTATAAGGTTGATCCAAGCTGTATTAGAGGATTTAAATTTAGATTGGAAGAAGAAACATTGCCGTGGATAATAGAAGAATATGGTTTAGAAGAAATACTACGCTGGGTAAAAGATAGAAGAAAAGCAGTAGTAGAAGGAGTAAAATTTCAAAGACTGCGAGGAACACCTAAATCACTTAAAATAGCACTCAAGTGGGCAAATATAGAAGACATTACAATCATCGAAGAACCACCCGGTAAACACTTTTTTGAGTTGCAAGTAGGGATAAAAGAGGTACCAAATGACTTCTTCGTAGATGCAGTAGTAGAGCTGGCAAAACTATCACTGCCTGTAAGATCGAGGTTGATGAGGATTTTTAACGATTATTATAATGTGCAGAGATTTATATTGGATGAGAGTTTATTTGGAGATCTTCTTTCTGATTATTCAGGGGTAAAAATAGAAAAAGATGGACCAGTGTTATCATTTGGAAGAGTAAATTTTTTCAGGTCTAGTGGTCCAGTTATTAGGATTATAGAAAACTATCTACGCGATCATTATGAACGAGCTTTAAGCAATGATATATATCGCCTAGATGTAGCAATCCTTGGAGAAACAGAGTCTCACGCAAAGAATTATAACGGTATTTATGAAAGAAATCATTTGTGGTACAACTTAAAAGCACTATATCCATTACCACAGAGTTTATTACCATCGATTAAATTTGCAAAAGCGCAGATAGTATTATCAGACAGTTGGGATTTAGGAGACATAAATACGTGCTTTCCAGTTAGTAGCGTAGAAGAAAGAGGAAATAAATTTGTATTGGGAAGCGATAAACTTTCAGGGCAATATTGGAATTTAAAACACAAGCCAATTTTAGAAAGATTTAGCGTTACTCACAACTATAAAGTAGAAAATTATACAGATCAGAAGGTCAGAAAATATGTTTTAGCAGAACACAACGTTTACTATAAAAACGATTTAGATTCAGAGCAAAAAGACTCAATACACGAATTAGAAAAGCACATTTTAGTATTTTACCCGGGAGTACTGAAGTGGCACGAACATCGACATTTGCACAGAAGTTGGAAAGATAGTCGAATAATATCTCTAATAAGTTAA
- a CDS encoding baseplate J/gp47 family protein, with protein sequence MQTSNIIEKLSYEEIFSRMKEELVCRDETFSGLVESDPAMKVLEVAAWRELLLRERINEAVKSNLLKFATGEDLGNLAEFYGVEREKEEEDERFRKRIKAKIKGWSTGGSKEYYRYQALSADSRVKDALVESPIPGKVQISILSTQLSTTGIVSEELLEIVKKQVTRDDIRVLTDTITVIGCNITEIDIHSRMSMSPVISEEEIKKQFIKKFELAKRLGWSVTRSWIIANLFVDGVENVELIEPREDVVVLGNESANLKNLKIELN encoded by the coding sequence ATGCAAACATCTAATATTATTGAAAAACTAAGCTATGAGGAAATATTTTCGAGAATGAAAGAAGAGTTAGTCTGTAGAGATGAAACCTTTTCAGGATTAGTAGAATCGGATCCAGCAATGAAGGTATTAGAAGTAGCAGCATGGAGAGAGTTGTTACTCAGAGAAAGAATAAATGAAGCTGTAAAAAGTAATTTACTAAAATTTGCAACGGGAGAAGATCTTGGTAATTTAGCTGAATTTTATGGAGTAGAGAGAGAAAAAGAAGAAGAGGACGAACGATTTAGAAAAAGAATAAAAGCAAAAATAAAAGGCTGGAGTACAGGAGGAAGTAAAGAGTATTATCGTTATCAGGCACTGTCAGCAGATAGTAGAGTAAAAGATGCATTAGTAGAATCACCTATACCAGGGAAAGTACAAATTTCAATCTTATCAACACAATTATCCACAACTGGCATAGTGTCAGAAGAACTACTAGAAATTGTAAAAAAGCAGGTTACTAGAGATGATATAAGGGTTTTAACAGATACGATAACAGTAATTGGTTGCAATATTACGGAAATAGATATTCACAGCAGAATGAGCATGAGTCCTGTAATATCAGAGGAAGAAATCAAGAAGCAGTTTATTAAGAAGTTTGAATTAGCAAAAAGATTAGGGTGGAGTGTAACAAGATCATGGATAATAGCGAATCTATTTGTAGATGGTGTAGAAAATGTGGAATTGATCGAGCCAAGAGAGGATGTTGTGGTTCTGGGAAATGAATCTGCAAATTTGAAAAATTTAAAGATTGAGTTGAATTAA
- a CDS encoding GPW/gp25 family protein yields MKGMDAKTGKTLEGIEHLKQSIIDILTTPINSRIMRRDYGSRLFELVDKPISRDFTLKIYAATAEALGKFEKRFKLEKVKIAEAKEGKMTLVLEGMYLSEGKFINISGVVV; encoded by the coding sequence ATGAAGGGTATGGATGCTAAAACAGGAAAAACGTTAGAAGGAATAGAGCACTTAAAGCAGTCGATAATTGATATACTGACCACTCCTATTAACAGTAGAATAATGAGGAGAGATTATGGCTCAAGATTATTTGAATTAGTGGATAAACCAATCAGTAGAGATTTTACTTTGAAGATCTATGCAGCAACAGCAGAAGCACTGGGGAAATTTGAGAAGAGATTTAAGTTAGAAAAAGTAAAGATTGCTGAAGCTAAAGAAGGAAAAATGACTCTTGTACTTGAAGGTATGTATCTTTCAGAAGGCAAGTTCATAAATATTAGTGGAGTAGTTGTTTAG
- a CDS encoding PAAR domain-containing protein, with translation MNKGIVRLGDYCGEAIPHFCISGSNNVFVNGKSICRQGDSFSEGRALTEGSKTVFANGLSVGRVGDIVSCGFKVIKGSESVFAK, from the coding sequence TTGAACAAAGGAATAGTAAGGTTAGGAGACTACTGTGGAGAAGCTATACCACATTTCTGCATTAGCGGAAGTAATAATGTTTTTGTAAACGGTAAGTCAATATGTAGACAAGGAGACAGTTTTAGTGAAGGAAGAGCATTAACTGAAGGATCAAAAACAGTGTTTGCAAATGGTCTTAGTGTAGGAAGAGTAGGAGATATAGTTTCATGTGGGTTTAAAGTAATAAAAGGCAGTGAAAGCGTCTTTGCAAAATAG
- a CDS encoding phage baseplate assembly protein V, giving the protein MLDHSFAISELNRKLANVIRIGIVKEIDYEKAKVRVKIGEFLTDYLPWITSKAGKDRDWSPPDIDEQVMIFSPLGELSLGVVLGGIYQEKYPAPENKKEINSVKFQDGTILLYDKEKHHLEIEVVDKITLKAGESSIEMTKSGIKLKAERIDLN; this is encoded by the coding sequence ATGTTGGATCATAGTTTTGCGATTTCAGAGCTGAATAGGAAGCTAGCAAACGTTATTCGTATAGGAATTGTAAAAGAAATAGATTATGAAAAAGCAAAAGTAAGAGTGAAAATAGGAGAATTTTTAACAGATTATTTACCGTGGATAACAAGTAAAGCAGGAAAAGATAGAGATTGGTCTCCGCCAGATATTGATGAACAGGTTATGATATTTTCTCCTCTTGGTGAACTATCATTAGGAGTGGTATTAGGAGGAATATATCAGGAAAAATACCCTGCACCAGAGAATAAAAAAGAAATAAATAGTGTGAAGTTTCAAGATGGAACAATATTGTTATATGATAAGGAAAAACATCATTTAGAGATTGAAGTAGTAGATAAAATAACACTGAAAGCTGGGGAATCGAGCATAGAAATGACAAAAAGTGGAATAAAACTGAAAGCAGAAAGGATCGACTTAAATTGA
- a CDS encoding phage tail protein: MRINTGSIIQSIDAERKKVEKVTVSALNKTAIWLKSKAAKEISEEKRIKLSLIRKRLRIFKAKTSRLEVLIRANLYDIRASTIGKIQKTRRGSKVGKHEFIGGFAAVMPKGNSGMFKREGRAALPIKEVKLPLEPEASRIIGNLVNYEVEKVFEKYFIHYMS, translated from the coding sequence ATGCGTATTAACACCGGTAGTATTATACAAAGTATAGATGCTGAAAGGAAAAAAGTGGAAAAAGTGACGGTGAGTGCATTAAACAAAACAGCAATATGGCTAAAATCAAAAGCAGCTAAGGAAATTAGTGAGGAAAAGAGAATAAAATTAAGTTTGATAAGAAAGAGATTAAGAATTTTTAAAGCAAAAACAAGCAGATTAGAAGTGTTAATTAGAGCAAATCTCTACGACATTAGAGCATCGACAATTGGCAAAATACAAAAAACAAGAAGAGGATCGAAAGTAGGAAAGCATGAGTTTATAGGAGGATTTGCAGCAGTTATGCCAAAAGGAAATAGCGGTATGTTTAAACGTGAAGGAAGGGCAGCATTGCCAATAAAGGAAGTTAAGTTGCCACTCGAACCTGAGGCTTCAAGGATAATAGGTAATCTTGTTAATTATGAAGTTGAAAAGGTATTTGAAAAATATTTTATACATTACATGAGTTAA
- a CDS encoding major capsid protein: MQNPFTNTAFSMTALTNAINILPINYGRVENLNLFPSRSVRFRHITIEEHNGVLSLLPTQVPGAPATVGKRGKRKVRTFTIPHIPHDDVVLPEEVQGIRAFGSESELKALADVITDHLQLMRNKHAITLEHLRMGALKGIILDADGSELLNLYNEFEITPKVVNFALGTATTDVKRKCLEVLRHIEDNLSGEYMTGIHALVSPEFFDALTSHAKVKEAYERWQEGAALRNDMRSGFTFCGITFEEYRGQATDPEGTVRRFIEKDTGHCFPLGTASTFTTYFAPADFNETVNTLGQPLYAKQEPRRFDRGTDLHTQSNPLPMCHRPAVLVKIVAA, from the coding sequence ATGCAAAATCCATTTACAAATACAGCATTTAGCATGACGGCACTAACAAATGCGATAAATATATTGCCGATAAATTATGGACGAGTTGAAAATCTAAATTTGTTTCCAAGTAGGTCAGTAAGATTTAGACATATTACCATAGAAGAACACAACGGAGTATTAAGTTTATTACCAACGCAAGTACCAGGGGCGCCAGCAACAGTAGGAAAAAGAGGAAAAAGAAAGGTAAGAACATTTACGATTCCACATATTCCGCATGATGATGTAGTGTTACCAGAGGAAGTACAGGGAATAAGGGCATTTGGATCAGAAAGTGAACTTAAAGCGCTAGCAGACGTAATAACTGACCATTTACAGCTAATGAGAAACAAACATGCAATAACATTAGAGCATTTGCGAATGGGAGCGCTGAAGGGAATAATTTTAGATGCTGATGGGTCAGAATTATTAAATCTGTACAACGAATTTGAAATAACACCAAAAGTAGTAAATTTTGCCCTTGGAACAGCAACAACTGATGTAAAACGTAAGTGTCTGGAAGTATTGCGGCATATAGAAGATAACCTAAGTGGTGAATATATGACTGGAATTCATGCCTTGGTAAGCCCTGAGTTTTTTGATGCACTAACTTCTCATGCAAAAGTAAAAGAAGCATATGAAAGATGGCAAGAAGGAGCAGCACTTCGAAATGATATGAGGTCAGGGTTTACATTTTGTGGCATAACGTTTGAGGAATATAGAGGGCAAGCAACTGACCCTGAAGGAACGGTTAGAAGATTTATTGAGAAAGATACAGGGCACTGTTTTCCACTAGGAACAGCAAGCACGTTTACAACATATTTTGCACCAGCAGACTTTAATGAGACGGTGAATACTCTCGGACAGCCACTCTATGCAAAACAAGAGCCAAGAAGATTTGATAGAGGGACCGATTTACATACGCAGTCAAATCCTCTACCAATGTGCCACCGCCCGGCCGTTTTGGTCAAGATCGTTGCAGCATAA
- a CDS encoding head decoration protein yields MSCISEQNNLGDLLKYEASSLYSRDQITVAKGQNLKLGTVVALDKDSMVKIINPTATDGTQTAIGAVVSDVNATENAKAVIITRCAILADHAVVWPANITEEQKAAAIKQLEARGIIVRKGI; encoded by the coding sequence ATGAGTTGTATAAGTGAACAAAATAATCTGGGTGACTTATTAAAGTATGAGGCATCAAGTCTATATTCAAGAGATCAGATAACAGTAGCAAAAGGGCAGAACCTAAAGCTTGGTACAGTAGTGGCTCTCGATAAAGATAGCATGGTTAAGATAATAAATCCAACTGCCACAGATGGTACACAAACAGCGATAGGTGCAGTAGTAAGTGATGTAAATGCGACAGAAAATGCTAAAGCAGTAATTATTACTCGTTGTGCAATACTAGCAGATCATGCGGTTGTGTGGCCAGCAAATATCACTGAAGAGCAGAAAGCTGCAGCAATAAAGCAACTTGAAGCACGAGGGATCATTGTCCGCAAGGGAATTTAA
- a CDS encoding S49 family peptidase has protein sequence MLLGKPLMLEPRSFELLSLNNQKHPTFKNIKYSIKSNVERTAIIAIHGILTKKPGAFDEMLGMTSYEQIEEQIKQALADSSIETIMLEIDSPGGEVNGIFDLADFIYESRAKKRIIAIANDDAYSAAYAIASSAEKVFVSRTSGVGSIGVIASHIDQSRFDEKQGIKYTTIFAGSRKNDLNPHEPMTSESLGSLQKEVDRLYEMFLQLIARNRGLSIEKIRSTEAGLYFGEKAVEIGLADGMTILSSINKNRSITMNEQTTNDLETDNLTKYRTEVLELIRLCNLSKMPEKIGEFIEQSVSVEQAREVLMELLAERTKKTEILSAIPQNSGEELMMQVAKSRRS, from the coding sequence ATGCTCTTAGGAAAACCATTAATGCTTGAACCAAGGAGTTTTGAGCTATTGTCACTAAACAATCAAAAACATCCCACGTTTAAAAACATAAAGTACTCCATCAAAAGTAACGTAGAAAGAACTGCAATTATAGCAATACATGGAATCTTGACTAAAAAACCAGGTGCGTTTGATGAAATGCTCGGGATGACATCATATGAGCAAATAGAAGAACAAATCAAACAAGCATTAGCAGATAGTAGCATAGAGACAATTATGCTGGAAATAGATAGCCCCGGAGGAGAGGTAAACGGTATATTTGACCTAGCTGACTTTATTTATGAATCAAGAGCAAAAAAGAGGATAATAGCGATAGCAAATGATGATGCATACTCTGCTGCATATGCTATAGCTTCAAGCGCTGAGAAGGTATTTGTGAGCAGAACTTCTGGTGTTGGCAGTATTGGAGTAATAGCAAGTCATATAGATCAAAGTAGATTTGATGAAAAGCAAGGTATTAAGTACACCACAATCTTTGCTGGTAGTCGAAAGAATGATTTAAACCCACATGAGCCAATGACGTCTGAAAGTCTGGGAAGCTTACAAAAAGAAGTAGACCGACTATATGAAATGTTTTTGCAGCTAATAGCAAGGAACAGAGGTCTTTCAATTGAAAAGATTCGATCAACAGAGGCAGGGCTATATTTTGGGGAGAAAGCAGTAGAAATAGGCCTTGCAGACGGAATGACAATTCTTTCATCTATTAATAAAAACAGGAGTATTACTATGAATGAACAAACTACAAATGACCTAGAAACTGATAATTTAACCAAGTATCGTACTGAAGTTCTTGAATTAATACGTTTATGTAATTTATCGAAGATGCCAGAAAAGATAGGAGAATTTATTGAGCAAAGTGTAAGTGTTGAGCAAGCTAGGGAAGTTTTAATGGAATTACTTGCAGAGAGAACAAAAAAGACAGAGATACTGAGTGCAATACCACAGAATTCAGGAGAAGAATTGATGATGCAGGTAGCGAAAAGTCGTAGGAGTTAA
- a CDS encoding phage portal protein, giving the protein MLLKTFKQLFNKPKIKSSAWDAAGSGRRFFHFQPELGSINNLLSQSLETLRSRSRDMVRKNPYAANIIDTIVSNSIGTGIKPQSKARDGEFRKKVQELWLRWTDEADSSGVSDFYGLQALVCRSMIEGGECFVRLRTRKLEDRFSVPLQLQVLESEHLDNKTNQTLANGNVIRNGIEFNKLGQREAYYLFREHPGEGSFGESVRVPANDVLHIYRPLRPGQIRGEPWLSSILLKLYELDQYDDAELVRKKTAAMFAGFITRLDPEANIMGEGEASEQGVALSGLEPGTMQLLDPGEDIKFSEPSDVGGSYMRQQLRAIAIGKGITYEQLTGDLTGVNYSSIRAGLIEFRRRCAMLQHNVIVFQFCRPIWNRWLELAVLSGELCIDEKVVKAAKEEVKWIPQGFDWVDPLKDQQSQQMAVRNGFKSRSEVVSEMGYDVEEIDQEIAEDQKRANSLNLMFDSDCKGL; this is encoded by the coding sequence ATGCTACTAAAAACCTTCAAACAATTATTCAACAAGCCAAAAATCAAAAGTTCAGCCTGGGATGCAGCAGGCTCAGGAAGAAGATTTTTTCACTTTCAACCAGAGTTAGGAAGTATAAACAATTTGCTGTCTCAAAGCCTTGAAACTTTACGTAGTAGATCACGTGATATGGTGAGAAAAAATCCTTACGCTGCAAATATAATTGATACGATAGTAAGTAACTCTATTGGAACAGGAATAAAACCACAATCAAAAGCAAGAGATGGAGAATTTCGAAAGAAGGTGCAAGAATTATGGCTAAGATGGACAGATGAAGCAGACAGTAGTGGAGTAAGTGATTTTTATGGATTACAAGCTCTAGTATGCAGAAGTATGATAGAGGGAGGAGAATGTTTTGTACGTTTAAGAACGAGAAAGCTGGAAGATAGATTTTCTGTACCACTACAACTGCAAGTACTTGAGTCTGAACATTTAGACAATAAAACAAATCAAACTTTAGCAAATGGTAATGTAATAAGAAACGGGATTGAGTTTAACAAGCTTGGGCAAAGAGAAGCATATTACTTATTTAGAGAACATCCAGGCGAAGGCTCATTTGGAGAATCAGTAAGAGTACCAGCAAATGATGTTTTACATATTTATAGACCACTAAGACCTGGGCAAATTAGAGGAGAGCCATGGCTTTCGAGTATACTGCTAAAGCTCTATGAACTTGATCAATATGATGATGCAGAATTAGTACGAAAAAAGACTGCAGCAATGTTTGCGGGATTTATTACGAGACTTGATCCAGAAGCAAATATCATGGGAGAAGGTGAAGCAAGTGAGCAAGGAGTAGCACTATCTGGCCTGGAACCTGGAACAATGCAGCTTTTAGACCCAGGAGAGGACATAAAATTTTCAGAGCCATCAGATGTTGGAGGAAGTTATATGAGACAGCAACTGAGGGCAATAGCAATAGGTAAAGGAATAACATATGAGCAACTAACAGGAGATTTAACCGGCGTTAATTATTCATCCATTCGAGCAGGGCTGATAGAGTTTCGCAGAAGGTGTGCAATGTTACAGCATAACGTGATAGTGTTCCAGTTTTGTAGACCTATTTGGAATAGATGGCTAGAGTTAGCAGTACTTTCTGGAGAACTCTGTATAGATGAAAAAGTAGTAAAAGCAGCGAAAGAAGAAGTAAAATGGATACCACAGGGATTTGATTGGGTGGATCCACTGAAAGACCAGCAATCGCAGCAAATGGCAGTAAGGAATGGATTTAAGAGTCGATCGGAAGTAGTATCAGAAATGGGTTACGATGTTGAAGAAATAGATCAAGAAATAGCAGAAGATCAAAAACGTGCAAATAGTCTCAACTTAATGTTTGACTCTGATTGTAAAGGATTATGA
- a CDS encoding gpW family head-tail joining protein, which translates to MYNEDYLIQVEEAIKKLQNGERVVSIAYGDHVVRYAEVDINDLLNLRQRIKAELKIAGVEPKRKIIFLTSKGIL; encoded by the coding sequence ATGTATAACGAAGATTATTTAATTCAAGTCGAAGAAGCGATAAAGAAGCTGCAAAACGGAGAGCGAGTAGTATCAATTGCATATGGTGATCATGTGGTAAGATATGCAGAAGTAGATATAAATGATTTACTAAACTTAAGACAACGAATTAAAGCTGAGCTAAAGATTGCTGGAGTGGAGCCAAAGAGGAAAATTATTTTTTTAACGAGTAAAGGAATTTTATAA
- a CDS encoding phage terminase large subunit family protein yields MKGAQIGGTEAGNNWIGYIIDQTPGPMLVVQPTVEMGKRWSKGRFAPLIESTPCLKSKVKDPRSRDSGNTVQSKEFPGGIVVITGANSSVGLRSMPVKYLFLDEIDAYPGDSGGEGDPVLLSIARTNTFARRKIFLVSTPTIHGISRIEKEFEATDKRYFFVPCPHCNYYQVLKWSQIKWEDKNPNTAHYICIECGKKIENHQKTEMLERGEWRPTNRVKGEKKGFHLSSPVGWYSWTQAVECMQKKVNNY; encoded by the coding sequence ATGAAAGGAGCGCAGATTGGAGGAACAGAAGCAGGAAATAATTGGATAGGCTATATCATAGATCAAACACCAGGTCCAATGTTAGTTGTGCAGCCAACAGTTGAAATGGGAAAACGTTGGTCAAAGGGAAGATTTGCACCACTGATTGAAAGTACACCATGTTTAAAAAGTAAAGTAAAAGACCCAAGGTCAAGAGACTCAGGCAATACTGTACAAAGTAAGGAATTTCCAGGTGGAATAGTAGTAATAACTGGAGCAAATAGCAGTGTGGGACTTCGCTCTATGCCAGTAAAGTATCTCTTTCTTGATGAGATAGATGCATATCCAGGAGATTCAGGAGGAGAAGGAGATCCAGTACTACTCAGTATTGCACGAACTAATACATTTGCACGGCGAAAGATTTTTTTAGTATCAACACCAACGATTCATGGAATAAGCAGAATTGAGAAAGAATTTGAAGCAACAGATAAGAGATATTTTTTTGTACCATGTCCGCATTGTAATTACTATCAAGTTCTAAAGTGGTCACAAATAAAATGGGAAGATAAAAATCCAAATACAGCACACTATATATGTATAGAATGTGGTAAAAAGATAGAAAATCATCAAAAAACAGAGATGCTTGAGCGTGGAGAATGGAGGCCTACTAATAGAGTAAAAGGTGAGAAAAAAGGATTTCATCTTTCAAGTCCAGTTGGCTGGTATAGTTGGACTCAAGCAGTAGAATGCATGCAAAAGAAAGTGAACAATTACTAA